The DNA window CTCCATTGGTAGAATCCAGCGCCTGCTCCGAGAGCCGCAATTCCAGGAGTGACAATAGGAAAGACAGCGTTGATTCAGCGCCCTGGTTTTGGTTCAAGCGGTCGGGATGCAAACCATCCCGGCATCCGCCTGTTGATGGGTCGTAGAGCGGCAGGTGCAGGTCGTTGCGACCCAGAAACCAATCGAAAGCGCGTTCTGCTTCCCGGTGCCAGCGCTCCTCGCTCGTGACACGATAAGCTTCCAGGCCGGCCACGATCATGGCTTGGGCTTCAATGGGTTGCTGGTCGAAACGCGTTCGCTCGCCACCGCGGGAGTAAACTCCGCTTGAGCCGATCGGCGTGAAATGACCCGCCTCCGCGCGTTGAACGTCCGCCAGCCATCGGAGCGAATTCAGCCCGGTTTCAAGAATGCTCCTGTCTGGCATCGTCGAGCCGGCGGTGAGCATCGCGTGCGGAAGCACTGCGTTGCAATAGCTCAGGCTGTCTTCAAACCATGGCCAGTCGGCCGTCGCATGGATCTGGTACAAGTTAAGAAGCCGCTGCGCCAGCTCATCCCGCGCACCCTGCGCGGCACGGTCACCGGTGTAGCGCTTCAGGTATTCGTGGATGCCCAGCAGGGCAAATGCCCACGCCCGCGGGCTGCCGGTCTTCAGAATTGCCGGCAGCGCCAACTCGAACAAGCGGCTGGCCGTGCCACAGAGGCTTCGCTTACCGGACCGGCCCAGCACGGTCCCCAGCGCCCACAAGGCGCGCCCGTGGCTGTCTTCGGAACCGGAGTCCTCCAACCACTGGCGCTGGTACGAAAGAAAATTACGGAACCGCGACGTCTCCGCATTGAACGCGAACCAGAGAAAGGCCAAATAGATGGAAGCCAGGCCTCGGACGCGGTCCAGTTCACCTCCGCCAACTTCTTCCAGTAGGACCATCGCAATCAGCGCCCGTGCATTATCGTCCGTGCAGTAGCCGTCCGAAAACCGCGGCACGCTGAACACGGCGTGCTGCAAAATGCCGGTTGCGTCGGTCAACCGCCGCAGATGATCAAATCGCAACGGAGGCAAATCCGCGGACTGCTTGCCGAGCGCCCGCGCGCTGACGGCCGGACGTGGCGCGCGGGTTCGTTCCGATCGGGCGCGGAGAAAACTCTCCATATACACCCGTGCCACATTCGGCCAGGTCATCTCACGGCTAAAAAGATAGGCGCGTTTGCGCATGGCGTGACGCTCGGCTTCATCGTCCAGCAACTGCAATACGCCCGTCGCAATGGCCCGGGGATCGCCAAACGGCACCAGCAAGCCGCGACCATCGGCCAACAATTCCTCGGCATACCAG is part of the Verrucomicrobiia bacterium genome and encodes:
- a CDS encoding glycosyltransferase family 4 protein; the protein is MESERKETLGRVAVIGDYLPRRCGIATFTSDLCEALAAQYPDTSCFAVPVNDREEGYDYPPRVRFEMAERDLESYRRAADFLNITNVDLVCLQHEFGIFGGPAGSHILALLRELRMPVVTTLHTVLREPDSQQRKVMKELSELSDRLVVMSERGRSFLRETYAIPAEKIDLIPHGIPDVAFVDPNFYKDRFNAEGKLVLLTFGLLSPNKGIENVIEALPEILSSHPQVLFMVLGATHPHVLRGEGEAYRLMLQRLVRERGVQANVVFHNRFVTLEELVEFIGAADIYLTPYLNREQIVSGTLAYTLGAGKAVVSTPYWYAEELLADGRGLLVPFGDPRAIATGVLQLLDDEAERHAMRKRAYLFSREMTWPNVARVYMESFLRARSERTRAPRPAVSARALGKQSADLPPLRFDHLRRLTDATGILQHAVFSVPRFSDGYCTDDNARALIAMVLLEEVGGGELDRVRGLASIYLAFLWFAFNAETSRFRNFLSYQRQWLEDSGSEDSHGRALWALGTVLGRSGKRSLCGTASRLFELALPAILKTGSPRAWAFALLGIHEYLKRYTGDRAAQGARDELAQRLLNLYQIHATADWPWFEDSLSYCNAVLPHAMLTAGSTMPDRSILETGLNSLRWLADVQRAEAGHFTPIGSSGVYSRGGERTRFDQQPIEAQAMIVAGLEAYRVTSEERWHREAERAFDWFLGRNDLHLPLYDPSTGGCRDGLHPDRLNQNQGAESTLSFLLSLLELRLSEQALDSTNGGSHHEAIARTPV